The following are encoded together in the Citrobacter arsenatis genome:
- a CDS encoding SymE family type I addiction module toxin: MSDKNSKIAVAITKPMRRLKVSYVRKRHEDPKTGYTRRISRHASLTLNGDWLEQAGFPTGTTVNVSVMQGKLIIEQAIE; the protein is encoded by the coding sequence ATGTCTGATAAAAATAGCAAAATAGCAGTAGCTATCACCAAACCCATGCGTCGTTTGAAAGTCAGCTATGTCAGAAAACGCCATGAAGATCCCAAAACGGGCTACACGCGACGAATCAGTCGGCACGCTTCACTCACGCTGAACGGCGACTGGCTGGAACAAGCTGGGTTTCCTACCGGTACGACCGTGAATGTGTCAGTGATGCAGGGGAAATTAATTATTGAGCAGGCCATTGAGTGA
- a CDS encoding LacI family DNA-binding transcriptional regulator — protein MTTMLEVAKRAGVSKATVSRVLSGNGYVSQETKDRVFQAIEESGYRPNLLARNLAAKTTQTLGLVVTNTLYHGVYFSELLFHTARMAEDKGRQLLLADGKHSAEEERQAIQYLLDLRCDAIMIYPRFLSVDEIDDIIDAHSQPIMVLNRRLRKNSSHSVWCDQKQTSFNAVAQLIAAGHKEIGFITGSMDSPTGVERLSGYKDALAHHGIPLNNDLIVKGKWTPACGAAGVDTLLSRKINFTALVASNDDMAIGAMKQLNAHGVRVPAQVSVIGFDDIALAPYTIPALSSVKIPVTEMIQETIGRLIFMLGDGAFTPPKTFTGELIQRDSVAPPVLR, from the coding sequence ATGACCACGATGCTGGAGGTGGCTAAGCGTGCCGGGGTGTCGAAAGCGACGGTTTCCCGGGTGCTTTCCGGGAACGGCTACGTCAGCCAGGAGACCAAAGACCGCGTGTTTCAGGCCATTGAAGAGAGTGGTTACCGCCCTAATTTGCTGGCGCGCAATCTGGCGGCGAAAACCACACAGACGCTGGGTCTGGTGGTTACAAATACCCTTTATCATGGCGTCTATTTCAGCGAACTGCTGTTTCATACCGCGCGGATGGCGGAAGATAAAGGACGCCAGCTGTTACTGGCTGACGGTAAGCACAGCGCTGAGGAAGAACGTCAGGCGATCCAGTACCTGCTCGACCTGCGCTGTGATGCGATTATGATCTATCCGCGTTTTCTCAGCGTGGATGAGATAGACGATATCATCGACGCCCACAGCCAGCCGATTATGGTGCTTAATCGACGCCTGCGGAAAAACAGTAGCCACAGCGTGTGGTGCGATCAAAAGCAAACCAGCTTCAACGCCGTTGCCCAGCTCATTGCCGCCGGGCATAAAGAGATTGGATTTATTACCGGTTCGATGGATTCGCCTACCGGTGTGGAGCGACTTTCTGGCTATAAAGACGCGCTGGCACATCATGGTATCCCGCTAAATAATGATTTGATTGTTAAAGGGAAATGGACGCCAGCCTGCGGTGCGGCGGGGGTAGATACTTTACTTTCGCGTAAGATCAATTTTACCGCGCTGGTGGCCAGCAATGACGATATGGCGATCGGTGCGATGAAGCAGCTAAACGCTCATGGCGTGCGCGTTCCTGCGCAGGTGTCGGTGATTGGCTTCGATGATATTGCCCTCGCACCATACACCATTCCGGCACTTTCCAGCGTCAAAATCCCGGTGACGGAAATGATCCAGGAAACGATAGGACGCCTGATCTTTATGCTGGGTGACGGGGCGTTTACGCCGCCAAAGACCTTTACTGGTGAACTCATTCAACGCGACTCTGTTGCGCCTCCCGTTTTGCGCTGA
- a CDS encoding formate hydrogenlyase maturation HycH family protein has product MSETVVFSQLSRKFIDENDATPAEAQQVVYYSLAIGHHLGIIDCLEAALTCPWDEYLAWIATLAEGSEARRKMEGVPKYGEIVIDFNHVQMLARAFDDARAVQTPQQQEWSKLMLSMLHDIHQESAIYLMVRRHRD; this is encoded by the coding sequence ATGAGTGAAACGGTGGTGTTCAGTCAACTGAGCCGTAAGTTTATTGATGAGAACGATGCGACGCCCGCTGAGGCGCAGCAGGTTGTCTATTACAGCCTGGCGATTGGTCACCACCTTGGGATCATCGATTGCCTGGAAGCGGCGTTAACCTGTCCGTGGGATGAGTATCTGGCGTGGATTGCTACGCTTGCCGAGGGAAGCGAAGCCCGCCGGAAAATGGAAGGCGTACCGAAGTACGGCGAGATCGTCATCGATTTCAACCATGTGCAAATGCTGGCGCGCGCGTTCGATGATGCGCGTGCCGTGCAGACCCCGCAGCAGCAGGAGTGGAGCAAGCTGATGCTCAGTATGCTGCATGATATCCACCAGGAAAGCGCCATCTATCTGATGGTGAGGAGACACCGTGACTGA
- a CDS encoding 6-phospho-beta-glucosidase has translation MSVFPQGFLWGGALAANQSEGAYREGGKGLTTVDMIPHGAHRMPVKLGQEKRFTLRDDEFYPSHQAIDFYHRYKEDIALMAEMGFTVFRTSIAWSRLYPNGDELTPNEEGIAFYQAVFAECKKYGIEPLVTLCHFDVPMHLVTEYGSWRNRKMVEFFTRYARTCFEAFDGLVRYWLTFNEINIMLHSPFSGAGLVFEDGENQDQVKYQAAHHELIASALATKIAHEINPQNQVGCMLAGGNFYPYSCKPEDVWTALEKDRENLFFIDVQARGAYPAYSARVFREKGVVIEKAPEDDDILKTTVDFVSFSYYASRCASAEMNTGNTSAANVVKSLRNPYIAASEWGWGIDPLGLRITMNMMYDRYQKPLFLVENGLGAKDEIDANGEINDDYRISYLREHIRAMADAIEDGVPLMGYTTWGCIDLVSASTGEMSKRYGFVYVDRDDAGNGTLARTRKKSFWWYKKAIASNGADLA, from the coding sequence ATGTCTGTTTTTCCGCAAGGATTTTTATGGGGCGGCGCGCTGGCCGCCAACCAGTCTGAAGGGGCATACCGGGAGGGCGGCAAGGGGCTGACCACCGTCGATATGATCCCCCACGGCGCACACCGAATGCCCGTCAAACTGGGTCAGGAAAAGCGCTTTACGCTACGGGATGACGAATTTTACCCCAGTCATCAGGCGATCGACTTTTATCATCGCTATAAAGAAGATATCGCGCTGATGGCGGAAATGGGGTTTACGGTTTTTCGTACTTCCATTGCCTGGAGCCGTCTCTACCCTAACGGCGATGAGCTGACGCCGAATGAAGAGGGGATCGCGTTTTACCAGGCCGTGTTTGCCGAGTGTAAAAAATACGGTATTGAGCCATTAGTCACGCTGTGCCACTTCGATGTGCCTATGCATCTGGTCACCGAGTACGGATCCTGGCGTAACCGCAAAATGGTGGAGTTCTTTACCCGTTACGCCCGTACCTGCTTCGAGGCCTTTGACGGTCTGGTGAGATACTGGCTGACGTTCAACGAAATCAACATTATGCTGCACAGCCCCTTTTCCGGCGCGGGACTGGTGTTTGAAGACGGTGAAAATCAGGATCAGGTGAAATACCAGGCCGCGCACCATGAACTGATTGCCAGCGCCCTGGCGACTAAAATTGCCCATGAAATTAATCCGCAAAACCAGGTCGGCTGTATGCTGGCCGGCGGGAATTTTTATCCTTACTCCTGTAAACCGGAAGATGTGTGGACCGCGCTGGAAAAAGACCGTGAAAACCTGTTCTTTATTGATGTGCAGGCGCGTGGCGCTTATCCCGCCTACTCTGCCCGTGTGTTTCGCGAAAAAGGCGTAGTGATAGAAAAGGCCCCGGAAGATGACGACATCCTGAAAACCACCGTCGATTTCGTCTCATTTAGCTACTACGCATCGCGCTGCGCCTCCGCCGAAATGAACACCGGCAATACCAGCGCCGCCAACGTGGTGAAATCGCTGCGTAATCCGTACATTGCCGCCAGCGAATGGGGCTGGGGCATCGATCCGCTCGGTCTGCGTATTACTATGAATATGATGTATGACCGCTACCAGAAGCCGCTGTTTCTGGTGGAAAACGGGCTGGGGGCGAAAGATGAGATTGATGCCAATGGTGAGATCAATGACGACTATCGCATCAGCTACTTACGCGAGCACATTCGCGCCATGGCAGACGCCATTGAAGATGGCGTGCCGCTGATGGGTTACACCACCTGGGGCTGTATCGATCTGGTTTCTGCCTCAACCGGTGAGATGAGCAAACGCTACGGTTTTGTATATGTTGACCGCGATGACGCGGGCAACGGCACGCTGGCGCGCACCCGCAAGAAATCATTCTGGTGGTACAAAAAAGCGATCGCCAGCAACGGCGCCGACCTGGCGTGA
- the hypF gene encoding carbamoyltransferase HypF produces MTINNHSGVQLRIRGKVQGVGFRPYVWQLAQRLQLHGDVCNDGDGVVVRLQEDPAEFIAQLHQHCPPLARIDSVESESFAWTQQPADFSIRQSAGGTMNTQIVPDAATCPECLVEMNTPGERRYRYPFINCTHCGPRFTIIRAMPYDRPFTVMASFPLCAQCDREYRDPYDRRFHAQPVACPACGPHLEWFSADEQAEKEEALQAAVSRLKAGGIVAVKGIGGFHLVCDARNDDAVALLRLRKRRPAKPLAVMLPGDDGLPEPARRLLTTPAAPIVLVQKRYVAALSEGIAPGLTEVGVMLPANPLQHLLLQEMNCPLVMTSGNLSGRPPAITNAQALEDLRDIADGFLLHNREIVQRMDDSVVRESGEMLRRSRGYVPDAIALPPGFSDVPPMLCLGADLKNTFCLVRGEQAVISQHLGDLSDDGIQQQWRDALRLIQSIYDFTPQRIVHDAHPGYVSSQWASEMELPTETVLHHHAHAAACLAEHGWPLDGGDVIALTLDGIGMGENGALWGGECLRVNYRECEHLGGLPAVALAGGDLAAKQPWRNLFAQCLRFVPDWQCYPETSALQQQNWNVLARAIERGINAPQASSCGRLFDAIAAALQCAPESLSYEGEAACALEALASQCEGIEHPVTIPLQGNELDLAVFWQQWLNWRAKPAERAWAFHDALARGFGTLMREQAEARAIKTLVFSGGVMHNRLLSARLAFYLRDFTLLFPQRLPAGDGGLSLGQGVIAAARALAEG; encoded by the coding sequence ATGACAATAAACAACCACTCCGGCGTACAGCTGCGTATTCGCGGCAAGGTACAGGGCGTCGGATTTCGCCCCTACGTCTGGCAACTGGCGCAGCGGTTACAACTGCATGGCGATGTGTGTAACGACGGTGACGGTGTGGTTGTGCGCTTACAGGAAGATCCGGCGGAGTTTATTGCGCAGTTGCATCAACACTGCCCACCGCTGGCGCGCATTGACAGTGTTGAGAGCGAATCATTCGCCTGGACGCAGCAGCCTGCCGATTTCTCGATTCGTCAAAGTGCTGGCGGTACGATGAATACGCAAATTGTTCCGGACGCCGCGACCTGTCCCGAATGCCTTGTTGAAATGAATACCCCCGGCGAACGTCGCTACCGATACCCCTTTATCAACTGCACCCACTGTGGTCCACGCTTTACGATTATCCGCGCCATGCCCTATGACCGCCCGTTCACCGTGATGGCGTCATTTCCACTCTGTGCGCAATGCGATAGAGAATATCGCGATCCGTATGACCGTCGCTTCCATGCCCAGCCCGTTGCCTGTCCGGCCTGTGGCCCACACCTTGAGTGGTTCAGCGCGGATGAGCAGGCGGAGAAAGAAGAGGCGCTGCAGGCGGCGGTATCGCGGCTGAAAGCAGGCGGTATTGTGGCCGTTAAAGGTATTGGCGGGTTTCATCTGGTGTGCGACGCGCGAAATGATGACGCCGTAGCGCTGCTCAGGTTGCGCAAACGCCGTCCGGCAAAACCGCTGGCGGTAATGCTGCCAGGTGATGACGGACTGCCCGAACCCGCTCGTCGTTTGTTGACAACCCCCGCAGCGCCGATCGTGCTGGTACAGAAGCGCTATGTCGCTGCATTGAGCGAAGGAATTGCGCCAGGGTTAACGGAGGTTGGCGTCATGCTGCCCGCGAATCCGTTGCAGCATTTACTTTTACAAGAGATGAATTGCCCCCTGGTGATGACCTCCGGCAATCTCAGCGGCAGGCCGCCGGCCATTACCAACGCGCAGGCGCTGGAAGATTTACGCGACATTGCTGACGGTTTCCTGCTGCATAACCGCGAAATTGTGCAGCGGATGGATGACTCTGTGGTGCGCGAAAGCGGGGAAATGCTGCGTCGTTCCCGGGGTTACGTGCCGGATGCGATAGCACTGCCGCCGGGATTTTCCGACGTGCCGCCGATGCTGTGCTTAGGCGCGGATCTGAAAAATACCTTCTGTCTGGTGCGCGGCGAACAGGCGGTTATCAGTCAGCATTTGGGCGATCTCAGCGATGACGGCATTCAGCAGCAGTGGCGTGATGCGCTGCGCCTGATCCAGAGCATTTATGACTTTACGCCGCAGCGTATCGTGCACGATGCACACCCTGGCTATGTTTCCAGCCAGTGGGCCAGCGAAATGGAGCTGCCAACTGAAACGGTGCTGCATCACCATGCGCATGCCGCTGCGTGTCTTGCCGAGCACGGCTGGCCGCTCGACGGTGGCGACGTGATTGCTCTGACGTTAGATGGTATCGGCATGGGGGAGAACGGCGCTCTGTGGGGGGGAGAGTGTTTGCGGGTCAACTATCGTGAATGCGAACACCTTGGCGGCTTACCGGCGGTTGCGCTGGCGGGTGGCGATCTGGCGGCAAAACAGCCGTGGCGTAACCTGTTCGCGCAATGCCTGCGTTTTGTTCCTGACTGGCAGTGTTATCCGGAAACATCGGCGCTGCAACAGCAAAACTGGAACGTGCTGGCGCGGGCTATTGAACGGGGAATTAACGCACCGCAGGCGTCATCGTGCGGACGGCTGTTTGATGCCATTGCCGCTGCGCTGCAATGTGCGCCGGAATCATTGAGTTATGAAGGTGAGGCGGCCTGCGCGCTGGAGGCGCTGGCATCGCAATGTGAAGGCATTGAGCATCCGGTAACAATCCCCTTGCAAGGTAATGAACTTGATCTGGCTGTTTTTTGGCAGCAATGGCTGAACTGGCGGGCTAAACCAGCAGAAAGAGCGTGGGCGTTTCACGACGCGCTGGCGCGTGGGTTTGGTACTCTGATGCGAGAGCAGGCCGAAGCGCGCGCAATCAAGACGTTAGTATTTAGCGGCGGCGTGATGCATAACCGCTTATTGTCGGCCCGTCTCGCGTTTTATCTGCGTGATTTTACCTTACTGTTCCCGCAGCGTTTACCGGCGGGCGACGGCGGGTTGTCATTGGGGCAAGGCGTGATTGCCGCGGCGCGAGCGTTAGCTGAAGGGTAA
- the ascF gene encoding PTS cellobiose/arbutin/salicin transporter subunit IIBC, protein MSKNYAALARSVVTALGGVDNITAVTHCMTRLRFVIKDDSQVDSATLKTLSGVLGVVRNENQCQVIIGNTVSQAYREVVSLLPANMQPVEPQTKPRLTLKRIGAGILDALIGTMSPLIPAIIGGSMLKLLAMVLEMTGVLVKGSSTLTILTVIGDGAFFFLPLMVAASAAIKFKTNMSLAIAIAGVLVHPSFIELMAKAAQGEHVEFALIPVTAVKYTYTVIPALVMTWCLSYIERWVDHITPAVTKNFLKPMLIVLIAAPLAIVIIGPVGIWIGSAISALVYTIHGYLGWLSVAIMGALWPLLVMTGMHRVFTPTIIQTIAETGKEGMVMPSEIGANLSLGGSSLAVAWKTKNPELRQTALAAAASAIMAGISEPALYGVAIRLKRPLIASLISGFICGAVAGMAGLASHSMAAPGLFTSVQFFDPANPMTIVWVFGVMALAVVLSFVLTLILGFEDIPVEDAAAQARKNQAAQPGNINGASI, encoded by the coding sequence ATGTCCAAGAATTATGCAGCGCTGGCGCGCTCCGTTGTGACGGCTCTGGGAGGCGTCGACAACATCACAGCAGTGACCCACTGCATGACCCGTTTGCGCTTTGTTATCAAAGATGACTCGCAGGTTGACAGCGCGACGCTGAAGACGCTCTCTGGCGTGCTCGGCGTGGTGCGTAACGAGAACCAATGTCAGGTCATCATCGGCAACACCGTTTCGCAGGCATATCGCGAGGTGGTTAGCCTGTTGCCTGCCAACATGCAGCCTGTTGAGCCGCAAACCAAACCACGGCTTACGCTGAAGCGGATTGGCGCGGGGATCCTCGACGCGCTGATCGGCACCATGTCACCACTGATCCCGGCGATTATCGGCGGATCTATGCTCAAGCTGCTGGCTATGGTTCTGGAAATGACCGGCGTGCTGGTGAAAGGATCGTCCACGCTCACCATTCTGACCGTTATCGGCGACGGCGCATTCTTCTTCCTGCCGCTGATGGTCGCCGCTTCGGCTGCCATCAAATTCAAAACCAACATGTCGCTGGCTATCGCCATTGCAGGAGTACTGGTGCACCCCAGCTTTATCGAGCTGATGGCGAAAGCCGCCCAGGGTGAGCACGTTGAGTTCGCCCTGATCCCAGTGACGGCGGTGAAGTATACCTATACGGTGATCCCGGCACTGGTCATGACCTGGTGTCTGTCTTACATCGAACGCTGGGTCGATCACATCACTCCGGCGGTGACCAAAAACTTCCTGAAACCGATGCTGATCGTACTGATCGCCGCCCCACTCGCCATCGTCATCATTGGCCCAGTAGGCATCTGGATCGGTAGCGCGATCTCCGCGCTGGTCTATACCATCCACGGTTATCTCGGCTGGCTGTCGGTAGCCATTATGGGCGCGCTGTGGCCGCTGCTGGTCATGACCGGTATGCACCGTGTGTTTACGCCAACCATTATTCAAACCATTGCCGAGACAGGAAAAGAAGGCATGGTGATGCCGTCTGAAATCGGTGCCAACTTGTCGTTAGGCGGTTCATCGCTGGCTGTGGCATGGAAAACCAAAAACCCGGAGCTGCGCCAGACGGCGTTAGCGGCCGCTGCGTCAGCCATCATGGCGGGCATTTCCGAACCTGCGTTATACGGCGTGGCGATCCGCCTGAAACGTCCGCTGATTGCGAGCCTGATCAGCGGTTTTATCTGCGGTGCCGTAGCCGGAATGGCCGGGCTGGCAAGCCACTCCATGGCGGCTCCTGGCCTGTTCACCAGCGTACAGTTTTTTGATCCGGCGAATCCGATGACCATCGTCTGGGTATTTGGTGTGATGGCGCTGGCGGTAGTGCTTTCCTTTGTATTAACACTGATTCTCGGCTTTGAAGATATTCCTGTCGAAGATGCAGCCGCACAGGCCAGAAAAAACCAGGCCGCACAACCGGGCAATATCAATGGAGCCAGCATTTGA
- the hycI gene encoding hydrogenase maturation peptidase HycI, which translates to MTDVLLCVGNSMMGDDGAGPLLAEMCAANPQGNWVVIDGGSAPENDIVAIRELRPQRLLIVDATDMGLNPGEIRIIDPDDIAEMFMMTTHNMPLNYLVDQLKDDVGEVIFLGIQPDIVGFYYPMTQPIKDAVDIVYQRLASWEGHGGFSELEAPEE; encoded by the coding sequence GTGACTGACGTTTTATTATGTGTGGGTAACAGCATGATGGGCGATGACGGCGCGGGCCCGCTGCTGGCTGAGATGTGTGCTGCAAATCCTCAAGGCAACTGGGTTGTTATCGACGGCGGTAGCGCGCCGGAGAACGACATCGTCGCCATCCGTGAACTGCGTCCGCAACGTTTGTTGATTGTGGATGCCACCGACATGGGGCTGAATCCCGGTGAAATCCGTATTATCGATCCTGATGATATTGCCGAGATGTTCATGATGACCACCCACAACATGCCGCTGAACTACCTGGTCGATCAACTGAAAGACGATGTAGGCGAGGTGATTTTCCTTGGCATTCAGCCGGATATTGTCGGTTTTTACTACCCGATGACACAGCCGATTAAAGATGCGGTCGATATCGTCTATCAGCGTTTAGCCAGTTGGGAAGGACACGGCGGATTCTCCGAGCTGGAAGCACCGGAAGAGTAA
- the hydN gene encoding electron transport protein HydN, giving the protein MNRFIIADANKCIGCRTCEVACVVSHQDNQDCASLTPETFLPRIHVIKGVNVSTATLCRQCEDAPCANVCPNGAISRDKGFVHVMQERCIGCKTCVVACPYGAMEVVVRPVVRNSGAGLNVRAEKAEANKCDLCHHREAGPACMEVCPTHALIYVDRNKLEQLSAEKRRRAALDSTASLLF; this is encoded by the coding sequence ATGAACCGTTTCATCATTGCAGACGCCAATAAATGCATTGGTTGCCGTACCTGTGAAGTGGCCTGCGTGGTATCCCATCAGGATAACCAGGACTGCGCATCGCTGACCCCTGAAACCTTTTTACCCCGCATTCACGTCATCAAAGGCGTTAATGTCTCCACGGCGACGCTGTGCCGCCAGTGCGAAGATGCGCCGTGCGCTAACGTCTGCCCGAACGGTGCTATCAGCCGTGATAAAGGCTTTGTCCACGTGATGCAGGAACGCTGTATTGGGTGTAAAACCTGCGTTGTGGCATGCCCTTATGGCGCAATGGAAGTGGTTGTGCGTCCGGTTGTGCGTAACAGCGGCGCAGGTCTGAACGTCCGTGCAGAAAAAGCAGAAGCCAATAAGTGCGACCTGTGCCATCACCGTGAGGCCGGCCCTGCCTGTATGGAAGTCTGCCCGACTCACGCGCTGATTTATGTGGATCGCAATAAGCTTGAGCAACTGAGCGCGGAAAAACGCCGTCGCGCGGCGCTGGATTCCACCGCATCTTTGCTGTTCTGA
- the norW gene encoding NADH:flavorubredoxin reductase NorW has translation MSRGIVIIGSGFAARQLVKNIRKQDANVPLTLIAADSMDEYNKPDLSHVISQSQRADDLTRQSAGEFAEQFNLRLFPHTWVTDIDADAHIVKSQEHQWQYDKLVLATGASAFVPPVTGRELMLTLNSQQEYRACETQLRDAQRVLIVGGGLIGSELAMDFCRAGKAVTLIDNAASILASLMPPEVSSRLQHRLTDMGVHLLLKSQLKGLEKTASGIRATLDRSRSVEVDAVIAATGLRPETALARRAGLSINRGVCVDSYLQTSHPDIYALGDCAEINGQVLPFLQPIQLSAMYLAKNLLGGNAPLKLPAMLVKVKTPELPLHLAGETQRRDLNWHIAAEAQGMVARGMNDEGQLCAFVVSEDRMKEAFALLKTLPV, from the coding sequence ATGAGCCGCGGAATTGTCATTATTGGTTCGGGCTTCGCCGCCCGCCAGTTAGTCAAAAATATCCGTAAGCAGGATGCAAATGTCCCGCTAACCCTGATTGCGGCGGACAGCATGGATGAGTACAACAAGCCCGATCTCAGCCATGTTATCAGTCAGTCACAGCGTGCAGACGATCTCACCCGCCAGTCGGCGGGGGAGTTTGCCGAACAGTTTAATTTACGCCTGTTCCCGCACACCTGGGTAACCGACATCGACGCTGATGCTCACATAGTGAAAAGCCAGGAGCATCAGTGGCAATACGACAAGCTGGTACTGGCGACGGGGGCTTCAGCTTTTGTACCGCCGGTTACCGGACGTGAGTTAATGCTCACTTTGAACAGCCAACAAGAGTATCGCGCCTGTGAAACGCAGCTGCGCGACGCCCAGCGGGTACTGATTGTCGGCGGCGGATTGATTGGCAGTGAACTGGCGATGGATTTCTGTCGTGCCGGTAAAGCGGTGACGCTTATCGACAACGCCGCCAGCATTCTGGCTTCGCTGATGCCGCCGGAAGTAAGCAGTCGCTTACAGCATCGTCTGACCGATATGGGCGTACATCTGCTGCTGAAATCGCAGCTCAAGGGGCTGGAAAAAACGGCATCGGGTATTCGCGCTACGCTCGATCGTAGCCGCAGCGTAGAAGTCGATGCGGTGATCGCCGCAACCGGTCTGCGCCCGGAAACTGCATTGGCCCGTCGCGCCGGATTGAGCATCAACCGTGGCGTCTGCGTCGACAGCTACCTGCAAACCAGCCATCCGGATATTTACGCACTCGGCGACTGTGCAGAAATTAACGGTCAGGTACTTCCGTTCCTGCAGCCGATTCAACTGAGCGCCATGTATCTGGCGAAAAACCTGCTCGGCGGCAATGCGCCGTTAAAGCTGCCAGCCATGCTGGTAAAAGTCAAAACGCCGGAACTGCCGTTGCATCTGGCCGGGGAAACCCAGCGCCGCGATCTGAACTGGCATATAGCCGCCGAAGCGCAGGGGATGGTCGCCAGAGGGATGAACGACGAAGGCCAGCTGTGTGCGTTCGTCGTCAGTGAAGACCGGATGAAAGAGGCCTTTGCGTTGCTGAAAACGTTGCCCGTGTAA